The following are encoded together in the Penicillium digitatum chromosome 3, complete sequence genome:
- a CDS encoding ERV/ALR sulphydryl oxidase, giving the protein MASRQITRRIVTSASIALCLIFFLFIRPQGPPSPAIRAPGHIDHSAPASAPGITIQDSTLKGDVIMPKLGNETVKAELGRATWKYFHTVMARFPETPTEDQKEALRSYIYLFARLYPCGECAEHFMQHLSKYPPQVSSRNAASGWACFVHNEVNTMLDKPEFDCTNLGEFYDCGCGGDEKEGEPKEVSAASRPDTGKEGTGQHDGPAVEISKEETTRG; this is encoded by the exons ATGGCGAGCCGACAAATCACACGGCGCATTGTCACCAGCGCATCGATCGCACTAtgcctcatcttcttcctgtTTATTCGACCACAGGGGCCACCGAGTCCCGCCATCCGCGCCCCAGGCCACATCGACCACTCGGCACCGGCATCCGCACCGGGGATAACCATCCAAGATAGCACACTGAAGGGCGATGTGATAATGCCGAAACTAGGCAATGAGACTGTCAA GGCTGAACTAGGTCGTGCGACTTGGAAGTACTTCCACACTGTGATGGCGCGGTTCCCCGAGACACCCACGGAAGACCAGAAAGAGGCGCTGCGCTCTTATATCTATCTGTTTGCTCGATTATATCCTTG TGGAGAATGTGCGGAGCATTTCATGCAGCATTTGAGTAAGTATCCGCCTCAGGTTTCGTCGCGAAATGCAGCTTCGGGCTGGGCTTGCTTCGTTCATAACGAGGTCAATACCATGCTCGACAAGCCTGAGTTTGACTGCACCAATCTAGGGGAATTCTATGACTGCGGTTGCGGTGGGGATGAGAAGGAGGGTGAGCCCAAGGAGGTGTCGGCTGCTTCTCGGCCTGATACTGGGAAGGAGGGCACAGGGCAACATGATGGCCCTGCTGTGGAGATCTCGAAGGAAGA GACAACTCGCGGTTGA